One Candidatus Caldatribacterium sp. genomic window, AGGAGATGCACCTTGATTTCTGTGGCATCAAGGGCCAACCAGAACTCACCAACAACTTCTGCACCATGGACGTTGCCGAGGCTTTCCTCAACGACCCCTACGACTTTGACGGCCCGAAGGAACCCATTGTGTGCGCAACTGAAGCAGATATGGACGCCGCCATCACCATGGAGATTCTCAAGAAACTCGCCGGTACACCTGTACTCTTCGCCGACGTCCGCCACTGGCACGAGGACTACGAAGTACTCGATCTTTGCAACTCAGGGCAGCACGCTACGTACTTTGCCGGAGGGAGCTTTGACTACCGGGACAATCTGCCCAAGGTTATCTTCTACCCCGAAGGCTTTTACTTCCCCGCCGGAGGAGCTGCCGTACACCATCTCGCCCACCCAGGAAAAGTGACACTCGCACGCCTTGGTCGAAGGAATGGTACCTACTGGATGGCCATCCTTCGAGGAGAATTCGTGCAGTTTGATGAGAAAACCAATGAGGAAATCATGCAGCGGACTCAGATTGAATGGCCCCATGCCTTCTGCCGTATCGAAACCTCCATCGAACGCTTCATCGAGAAATTCCCTTGCAACCACATCCATGCTGTGTACGGCGACTACGTGGACGAGCTCATCATGGTGTGCGAGATTCTGGGGATACAGTGGGAAATCCTCTGAAAAAAGGCCCCGGACTTATCCGGGGCCTTAAGGTTCAGAAGCTCTTTTCTGCTTCGTTCAGGTTATCCTTCGTGATTACCTTTGGCTCAATGTAGACGAGGGGCTTTTCGGGCTGCACTCCCTCTCTGAGGTACTTGACAAGGATTTCAAAAGCTGTGGACGCCTGTTTCCCTGGGAACTGTTCAATAGTTGCATCAAGGATTCCCTCTTCAATAAGCTTCAGGGCTTCAGGAAGAGCATCAAATCCAACTGTTATGACTTCCTTGACATCAAACTTCCCGCTTGCATCAAGGGCTTGAATGGCTCCAAGAATCATCTCATCATTGGCACCGAACACAGCATCAATCTGTGGAGTGCTCATGACGAAGTCTTCCATGACCTTCATGCCATCCTCACGACGGAAATTCGCGGTTTGCGACTTCACAACAATATTGGGGTACTGCTTCATGATTTCGTTAAATCCTGCGCTTCGGTCAATAGCTGGTCCGGCGCCGGGGGTCCCGGTGAGCTCAATGACAACGCCTTTCGGCTCTCCGTACTTTTCCGTGAGTTTCTCAACGATGAACTTTGCAGCCTTTCTCCCACCCTCAACGTTATCTGCGCCTACGTGGCAGAGGATTTGCACCGGTGCCCCTTCCTTGATTCTTCGGTCTACGGTGACAACAGGAATATTGGCTTTGTTCAAAGCCTCAATGGCTGGAATTACCGCTTCAACTTCAATGGGAACAAGCAGAACCCCATCCACTCCCCGGATAATCATATCCTCAATGATAGAAATCTGCTTCGAGACGTTGTTCTCCGCTTCAAGGGAAATAACTTCAATACCTCCAAGCTGTGCAGCCTTGTCCTTTACCGCCTGCTCGAGAAAGGCAAACCATGCGAAGGAGAGACTTGGAAACGACAGTCCAATAGTGAGGTCCTTCCCAAACGCTAAGGACCCGAACACCGAGAGTGTAAGGAACACCCCAATCACAAACCCCAAAACGATCTTCTTCATTTCCACAACCTCCCTTCAAGAGTATGGCACAAGGTATGTCCAGAAAAGGGGTTCTCTCTCCTCCTGCTTCCACCTCCCCTCACGATGTACGGAATCGACGCTTAAGTCTATCAAGGAGTACCGCAAAAATAACGATGACGCCCTTAACAATCATCTGCCAGTACGGCTGAACACCAAGGAGGTTCAAACCGTTGGAGACAACACCGATAAGGAGGGCACCAACAAGCGTTCCGTAAACCCCTCCTTCTCCCCCCATGAGGCTTGTTCCACCGATGACCACCGAAGCAATAACGTCAAGTTCGTACCCTTGCCCCGCCACGAGTTCTCCCGAGTTCAGACGGGAAGTCAGGATGAGCCCGCTCAATCCAGAGAGGAAACCAAGGAGCGTGAAAGCGCTGATTTTGTACCTCTCGACCATGATGCCTGAGAGAAGCGCTGCCTCTTCGTTCCCCCCTATGGCGTAGATGTAACGGCCAAAGACCGTCCTTTTCAGGACAATCCCTGCCACAACCACGCACCCCAAAAAGAGGATGACAGGGAACGGAATAGGTCCAACCATCCCTGCCCCAATGAACCGGAAGGCGGGGCTCATCCCCGAAATCGGTTTTCCCTGGGCCACAAGGAGAGTAGCACCCCTGAAAATACTCATCATCCCAAGGGTCACAATGAAAGGATGAAGCTTCCCCTTTGTCGATATGAAGCCGTTGAGAAAACCAATGCCTCCACCGATGAGGAGTGGTACGACAATGCTGAGAAATAAACTTCCACCCCACTTCACTTGAAATCCTGCAGCGATAATCCCCGTAAAGGCCACGATGGAACCAACCGAAAGGTCAATCCCTCCAAGGAGAATGACAAAGGTCATGCCCACAGCAATAACCCCAATGATGGATACCTGCCGGATAACGTTGAGGATGTTGAGGGGGTGGAAGAATACGGGGGTCAATGCCCCAAACATCACAAAGACGACAATGAAAGCAAGGAGAATGCCAACCCTATCCCAGAAGATGAAGAATTTCTGAAAAACCTGAGTAGTTTTCTCCTCAGCTAACACTGGCATACTCTTCTCTCCTCCCAAGGGCAAGCCGCAGAATTACCTCTTTGGTAGCCTCCTCACGGGACAGCTCGCCAACAATCCTTCCTTCCCGCATGACAAGGATACGGTCACTCATGGCAAGAATTTCTGGAAGTTCAGAGGACACCATAATAATGGAAGCTCCCCGCTCAAGGAGTCGGTTCATGAGGTGGTAAATTTCGACTTTTGCTCCGACATCTATTCCTCGAGTTGGTTCGTCGAAAAGGTAAATATCGCAATTGCGGGCAAACCACTTCCCAAGAACCACCTTCTGCTGATTGCCCCCGGAGAGGTACATAACCTTTTGGAAGAGAGAAGGAGTCTTGATATTCATGTGATGCACCATATCCTGTGCTATGGCCTTGAGACGACCATCATGGATGAATCCCCGCACAGAGACGAAAGGAAGAATAGGAAGACCAAGATTATCAAGAACCGAGAGTAGAAGCACAAGACCGTGGACTTTCCGCTCTTCCGGGAGGAGAGCGATGCCATAGTTTATGGCATCAAGGGGAGAGCGAATACGAGCTTCCCTCCCCCGAACGTATATTTTCCCTCCGTCTATGGGGTCTACACCGTAAATGGCTCGGAGAAGCTCCGTTCTCCCAGACCCAACCATCCCGGCAATGCCAAGGATCTCTCCCTTTCGCAGGGAGAAAGAGATGTCCTTAAGAACCCCTCGCCTCGTTAAACCCTCCACCCGCAAGACCTCTTCCCCGATTGCATGGGAAACCCGAGGGAATTTCTCCACCACCTCACGACCGACCATCATGCGAATGAGGTCTTCCATGGTTACATCCTTCACATCTTGTGTAGCCACGTGGCGACCATCCCGGAGAACGGTAACCCTATCGCACACTTCGTAAATTTCCTCGAGGCGGTGGGAGATATAGATAACCGTTACTCCTTCGTTCTTCAGGAACCTGATAATTCGGAAAAGCCCTTCGATCTCCTTTTGGGCCAGTGTCGCAGTCGGTTCATCCATGATGAGCACCTTGGCCTTATGGGAGAGGGCTTTGGCGATTTCCACAATTTGCTTTTTGGCGACTCCAAGGTCTCGAACTTTTTGGTCGACATCGATATCCACACCGAGAAAGCGCATGAGTTCCTGG contains:
- a CDS encoding substrate-binding domain-containing protein, with product MKKIVLGFVIGVFLTLSVFGSLAFGKDLTIGLSFPSLSFAWFAFLEQAVKDKAAQLGGIEVISLEAENNVSKQISIIEDMIIRGVDGVLLVPIEVEAVIPAIEALNKANIPVVTVDRRIKEGAPVQILCHVGADNVEGGRKAAKFIVEKLTEKYGEPKGVVIELTGTPGAGPAIDRSAGFNEIMKQYPNIVVKSQTANFRREDGMKVMEDFVMSTPQIDAVFGANDEMILGAIQALDASGKFDVKEVITVGFDALPEALKLIEEGILDATIEQFPGKQASTAFEILVKYLREGVQPEKPLVYIEPKVITKDNLNEAEKSF
- a CDS encoding ABC transporter permease, which translates into the protein MPVLAEEKTTQVFQKFFIFWDRVGILLAFIVVFVMFGALTPVFFHPLNILNVIRQVSIIGVIAVGMTFVILLGGIDLSVGSIVAFTGIIAAGFQVKWGGSLFLSIVVPLLIGGGIGFLNGFISTKGKLHPFIVTLGMMSIFRGATLLVAQGKPISGMSPAFRFIGAGMVGPIPFPVILFLGCVVVAGIVLKRTVFGRYIYAIGGNEEAALLSGIMVERYKISAFTLLGFLSGLSGLILTSRLNSGELVAGQGYELDVIASVVIGGTSLMGGEGGVYGTLVGALLIGVVSNGLNLLGVQPYWQMIVKGVIVIFAVLLDRLKRRFRTS
- a CDS encoding sugar ABC transporter ATP-binding protein, which encodes MDDTPILHFEKLTKRFPGVLALDNVTFSIRRGEVHALVGENGAGKSTLIKIVTGVYQKTSGEIFFDGKPVHFANPHEALRNGIAAIYQEFNLIPALTVAENIFMGHHFVKRRFFVDWDRMRKEAQELMRFLGVDIDVDQKVRDLGVAKKQIVEIAKALSHKAKVLIMDEPTATLAQKEIEGLFRIIRFLKNEGVTVIYISHRLEEIYEVCDRVTVLRDGRHVATQDVKDVTMEDLIRMMVGREVVEKFPRVSHAIGEEVLRVEGLTRRGVLKDISFSLRKGEILGIAGMVGSGRTELLRAIYGVDPIDGGKIYVRGREARIRSPLDAINYGIALLPEERKVHGLVLLLSVLDNLGLPILPFVSVRGFIHDGRLKAIAQDMVHHMNIKTPSLFQKVMYLSGGNQQKVVLGKWFARNCDIYLFDEPTRGIDVGAKVEIYHLMNRLLERGASIIMVSSELPEILAMSDRILVMREGRIVGELSREEATKEVILRLALGRREEYASVS